In Pirellula sp. SH-Sr6A, the DNA window CGTGGTGATTGATCGTTGAACCACTCTGCCGATGGCGTTCAATACCTGCAACTGCCTCTTCGCAAAAGTAAAGGATTTCACCGGATCGCAAATGGACGCCTGGCGGTATTGGAATGGGTTCGACTTCACCAGCAGCGATACGAGTACGCTCGCGTAGAGATTCAATCTCTTTGGCGAAGTACTGAGAGTAAGACGGCTCGAATTCGAATGTTTCTAGAATCCATTTTAGATAGGACTCTTCGTCACTATCGAGAGCGTTATCGCTTTTCGCATCCGCGAGCACATGTTCCGCGAACCCCGTAACAATTGGCTGGACGGCTTTTTGAAGTTGTTCAACGGAAATGCCAAGTCGCTGAGCCGAAGCAACGAGGTTGTTCCATACCTGTGGTTCTAGATACCCGTCTTCAATTGCATTGGCGAACAGCCCTCTAAGAATCCCAACACTCGATGATGCCAATTGCTCCGAAACCAATTGTGGAACGGAACGATTCACTGCTCGGCTTGTCGCCTCAAGGATCGCGAGCTCCTCGTCTGTGATGATTCCATCTTCCAGGAATTCACCAAGCTGAGCGCCGAAGTAAACCATTGCGACTTCGATATTCAGTCGATCAACAATATCCGCATCGAGCTTCAATCTTTTCGCTATGAATGCCAAAATCTGTTGCTTTTCAACCTTAGGCACTCCGTCCGACCAATAGTTGGTAAGAAGCTTCTCGTAGTATTGCTTCGCTGCCAGCGCGATCTCTTTCGGTAGGCAATCAAAGGAGTTGGTGATTTCCTCCAATTTGAAAGCCTGCTTCTTTGTCTGAAGCTCGCGTCCAATGAGCATCACGAGATGAGCGACCCGCTCATCTTGTCCAGGGTTTGTGACAGCTGTCCAAGCCTTTTGGAAGAGGGCCTTCATTCTCGACATGGCTTATCCTCGGGCACCGACAAATTCTGAGACATCGTCGGCAGGGGCGGAAAAAAACAGGACCGGCCCGCTTTAAGTAGAAACACCGTGGGGCCGGTCCTGCTTGGAACAAAGCCAGCCCGGATTTGAGTGAAACAAAACCGGTGGGCTGGCTATGTTGGTGGCGGGTCTCCCCGCCAACGACATTTCAAAGGGTAACTAATCCTTCAATCTGTCGAGCTCCCCCGGGTGGGCTCGAACCACCGACACGCGGATTAACAGTCCGCTGCTCTGCCGACTGAGCTACAGGGGAATTTCACTGCTTAAAGACCACCAAACCATCCTCAGGTTCGCGCTGCTCTGCAGCACCCTCCAATGGCAGGAAGTCCCTCAACAACCCCCGAAATGTACCCACACGATCCGCCGCTTGCAACCCTAATTGATGGCTTGTTCAAGTTCCCGAATTCACGACGTTTCGGATAAAGAGAATGTGGGGAGTTTAGGGGCGGAACCTTGCAGTATTAGCCCCTGTAATTCCACCATTCCCGCCGGAGTTCCAGCGAATTCGCAACTTCCAATGACGAGAAGGGATCTAAAGGTCTGCATCGAGCACGACGCGAT includes these proteins:
- a CDS encoding HNH endonuclease, coding for MSRMKALFQKAWTAVTNPGQDERVAHLVMLIGRELQTKKQAFKLEEITNSFDCLPKEIALAAKQYYEKLLTNYWSDGVPKVEKQQILAFIAKRLKLDADIVDRLNIEVAMVYFGAQLGEFLEDGIITDEELAILEATSRAVNRSVPQLVSEQLASSSVGILRGLFANAIEDGYLEPQVWNNLVASAQRLGISVEQLQKAVQPIVTGFAEHVLADAKSDNALDSDEESYLKWILETFEFEPSYSQYFAKEIESLRERTRIAAGEVEPIPIPPGVHLRSGEILYFCEEAVAGIERHRQSGSTINHHAGRLLLTEGRLIFDSATKSMSFPYKSIVSWKAGEDFLLAQVTNKPQVMFVIPEGNEHFLNEKFRVIIQMYSRVLRKRVEGQIDRHIPHDIRQRVWQRYGGKCVECGATEYLEFDHIIPVSKGGSNSEQNVQLLCRKCNLAKSNHI